A genomic window from Thermococcus nautili includes:
- a CDS encoding DUF473 domain-containing protein — MEAVILAGIARRVLDELLRNPYRTIELRSARNVLAIEEAIDEALRLFLTYDPFDDVSTGTEGLLAELIEAKELETRVPWEESDEREITVCRAKVKLVGLGRVVEVERRDGILVARVRELFPHEMSMG; from the coding sequence ATGGAGGCGGTAATCCTCGCTGGAATCGCGAGACGGGTTTTGGACGAGCTCCTGAGGAATCCATACCGAACGATAGAGCTCAGAAGCGCGAGGAACGTTTTGGCCATCGAGGAGGCGATAGACGAGGCCCTCAGGCTGTTCCTCACCTACGACCCCTTCGACGACGTCTCCACTGGAACCGAAGGTCTCCTCGCGGAGCTGATAGAGGCCAAAGAGCTTGAGACGAGGGTTCCCTGGGAGGAGAGCGATGAGAGAGAAATCACCGTCTGCAGGGCAAAGGTGAAGCTGGTCGGCCTCGGACGGGTTGTGGAGGTCGAGAGAAGGGACGGAATCCTCGTGGCGAGGGTTAGGGAACTATTCCCACACGAGATGAGCATGGGCTAA
- a CDS encoding proteasome assembly chaperone family protein, translating to MEEKPVKLVLPEVKNPIFIEGYPGIGLVGHIAGNFLAKELGMEMIGYVESPFIPPMSIVLEGKPNPPLRFYGKDNVIVAIADIYVPPTLVNEIAKELASYLSEMKAEKVISIGGIGIGFFKEKMEVWGVGAREELNRELEEAGAKILQYGSIMGMSGKLLWEAGKRGLNAYVLLGETFGDRPDPRAAANVIEVLKKLTPIDVSTEPLIKEAEMIEEQLRKMHEQMEQARKKEMKQYESLYL from the coding sequence ATGGAGGAGAAACCAGTCAAGCTCGTCCTGCCGGAGGTAAAGAACCCGATATTCATCGAGGGTTACCCTGGAATAGGCCTCGTGGGTCACATAGCGGGCAACTTCCTGGCTAAAGAACTCGGAATGGAGATGATAGGCTACGTCGAGAGCCCGTTCATCCCGCCGATGAGCATAGTCCTCGAGGGGAAGCCCAACCCACCGCTCCGCTTCTACGGCAAGGACAACGTAATCGTGGCCATAGCGGACATCTACGTCCCCCCGACGCTCGTTAACGAGATAGCAAAGGAACTCGCGAGCTACCTCAGCGAGATGAAGGCCGAGAAGGTAATCTCCATCGGCGGAATCGGCATAGGCTTCTTCAAGGAGAAGATGGAAGTGTGGGGCGTCGGCGCGAGGGAAGAGCTTAACAGGGAGCTCGAAGAGGCCGGAGCGAAGATACTCCAGTACGGCTCGATTATGGGGATGAGCGGAAAGCTCCTCTGGGAGGCCGGCAAGAGAGGGCTGAACGCCTACGTGCTCCTCGGCGAGACGTTCGGAGACAGACCCGACCCTAGGGCCGCTGCCAACGTCATCGAGGTCCTCAAGAAGCTCACGCCTATTGACGTCTCGACGGAACCGCTCATCAAGGAGGCGGAGATGATTGAGGAACAGCTCAGGAAGATGCACGAGCAGATGGAGCAGGCGAGGAAGAAGGAGATGAAGCAGTACGAGAGCCTCTACCTCTGA
- a CDS encoding RNA-guided endonuclease InsQ/TnpB family protein has protein sequence MRTSVAVNRIWVGQRPIHPTDIPLGIINTNYMQTLINFVVVVIIMCGIKLTQTFKLMKPNKRKRELLDATIERFKECVNAWISEIEQLGEYPTRKNVHSFAYKKIREQFKDLHSNVVQEAMNRAIEVYRAWLKTKGQKPVFTADVVSFKNVDVKIDRHFINVPLINKERVWLPMHVPKKLRKFLKMKHGRVQISKVDDEYYAQISFEVPEPKPYEPKGWLGVDIGINHIVVISDDKGKINKFYDNAIAWKKSVEYRRARLQFLKDKRTKKGAWRILKRLSHKEKNKMAYINHKIAKEIVELAKHYHYGIAIENLKGIRHHYNAKRHRKRLHKWAYGDLIDKIVYKAKLNGVPVVFVDPRNTSRTCSKCGYLVEKGVKGRWFRCPKCGFQLDRDLNAARNIAKRAFRLAPWGASSSQRRW, from the coding sequence ATGAGGACTTCGGTTGCGGTAAACCGCATATGGGTCGGCCAGAGACCCATCCACCCAACGGATATACCGCTAGGTATCATCAATACCAACTACATGCAAACCTTAATAAACTTTGTGGTAGTAGTAATAATAATGTGTGGCATAAAACTCACACAAACTTTCAAGTTGATGAAGCCAAACAAGAGAAAAAGGGAGTTGTTGGACGCAACTATTGAAAGGTTCAAAGAGTGCGTTAATGCTTGGATTTCAGAAATTGAACAGCTTGGCGAATACCCAACGAGGAAAAACGTCCACTCATTTGCATATAAAAAAATCCGAGAGCAATTCAAAGACCTACATTCTAACGTGGTTCAAGAGGCTATGAACAGAGCCATTGAGGTTTATAGGGCTTGGCTTAAGACAAAAGGACAAAAACCTGTTTTCACAGCAGACGTTGTTTCGTTTAAGAACGTTGATGTTAAAATTGACAGACACTTCATCAACGTTCCGTTAATCAATAAAGAACGGGTTTGGTTGCCAATGCATGTCCCTAAAAAGCTCAGAAAGTTCCTCAAGATGAAGCACGGCAGGGTCCAAATTTCAAAAGTCGATGACGAATACTACGCCCAAATTAGCTTTGAGGTTCCAGAGCCAAAACCATATGAACCAAAAGGCTGGCTTGGTGTAGATATCGGGATTAACCACATTGTCGTAATCTCGGACGACAAGGGAAAAATAAATAAGTTCTATGACAACGCAATTGCATGGAAAAAGAGTGTTGAATACCGTAGGGCAAGATTGCAGTTTCTTAAGGATAAACGAACAAAGAAGGGGGCTTGGAGAATTCTCAAACGACTTTCCCACAAGGAGAAGAACAAGATGGCTTACATAAACCACAAGATAGCAAAGGAGATTGTTGAACTAGCCAAGCACTATCACTATGGCATCGCCATTGAGAATCTTAAGGGGATTAGGCATCATTACAACGCCAAAAGGCACAGAAAGAGGCTCCATAAGTGGGCATATGGAGACTTGATCGATAAAATTGTCTATAAGGCCAAATTAAACGGAGTTCCAGTAGTTTTTGTTGATCCGAGAAATACCTCAAGGACTTGTTCCAAATGCGGGTATTTGGTTGAGAAGGGGGTCAAAGGGAGATGGTTTAGATGTCCAAAATGTGGTTTTCAATTGGATCGGGATTTGAATGCGGCAAGAAATATTGCAAAGCGGGCTTTCCGCCTCGCCCCCTGGGGGGCTTCCAGCTCACAAAGGAGGTGGTAG
- a CDS encoding S-methyl-5'-thioadenosine phosphorylase codes for MPRIGIIGGSGVYGVFEPKETVKVHTPYGRPSAPVEIGEIEGVEVAFIPRHGKHHEFPPHEVPYRANIWALKELGVERVIGVTAVGSLREEYKPGDIVITDQFIDFTKKRDYTFYNGPRVAHVSMADPFCPEMRKIFYETAKELGFPVHEKGTYVCIEGPRFSTRAESFMFRQYAHIIGMTLVPEINLARELGMCYVNIATVTDYDVWADKPVDAQEVLKVMAENNYKVQELLKKGIPRIPEERKCGCADVLKTMFV; via the coding sequence ATGCCGAGGATAGGTATCATAGGTGGTTCCGGGGTCTACGGCGTCTTCGAGCCGAAGGAGACGGTCAAGGTTCACACGCCCTACGGCAGGCCCTCGGCTCCGGTGGAAATCGGCGAAATCGAGGGCGTTGAGGTGGCATTCATACCGAGGCACGGCAAGCACCACGAGTTCCCGCCCCATGAGGTTCCATACCGCGCGAACATCTGGGCGCTCAAGGAGCTCGGTGTCGAGCGCGTAATCGGCGTTACGGCAGTTGGCTCGCTCCGCGAGGAGTACAAGCCGGGTGACATAGTCATAACCGACCAGTTCATCGATTTCACGAAGAAGCGCGACTACACCTTCTACAACGGCCCGCGCGTGGCCCACGTATCGATGGCCGACCCCTTCTGCCCCGAGATGAGGAAAATCTTCTACGAGACTGCCAAGGAGCTCGGCTTCCCGGTCCACGAGAAGGGCACCTATGTCTGCATCGAGGGGCCGAGGTTCTCAACGCGCGCCGAGAGCTTCATGTTCCGCCAGTACGCCCACATCATCGGAATGACGCTCGTCCCCGAGATAAACCTAGCTAGGGAGCTCGGAATGTGCTACGTGAACATCGCAACGGTCACCGACTACGACGTCTGGGCCGACAAGCCGGTTGATGCCCAGGAGGTCCTCAAGGTCATGGCCGAGAACAACTACAAGGTTCAGGAGTTGCTTAAGAAGGGCATCCCGAGGATTCCGGAAGAGAGGAAGTGCGGTTGCGCCGATGTCCTGAAAACGATGTTCGTGTGA
- the nucS gene encoding endonuclease NucS — protein sequence MPKVELRENPSPEEIKLLVDSAVSSEGVLTIFARCRVHYDGRAKSELGPGDRVIIVKPDGSFLIHQKEKREPVNWQPPGSVVRLELREKPVLVSVRRKPRETLEVELEEVYLITVFHAEDYEELALTGSEAEMAELIFENPEVIEPGFKPLYREKPIKHGIVDVLGVDKDGNLVVLELKRRRADLHAVSQLKRYVETLREEHENVRGILVAPSLTSGAKKLLEKEGLEFRKLEPPKRGRKSRGKQLKLF from the coding sequence ATGCCCAAGGTTGAGCTCAGAGAGAACCCGTCTCCAGAGGAAATAAAGCTCCTCGTCGATTCGGCAGTTTCCTCCGAGGGAGTGCTTACTATCTTCGCCCGCTGTCGGGTTCACTACGATGGCCGGGCAAAGAGTGAGCTCGGCCCCGGCGACAGGGTGATAATCGTCAAGCCCGACGGCTCTTTCCTCATACACCAGAAGGAGAAGCGCGAACCCGTTAACTGGCAACCGCCGGGGAGTGTGGTTAGGCTGGAGCTCCGCGAAAAGCCCGTTCTCGTCTCGGTCAGGAGAAAGCCGAGGGAAACGCTGGAGGTCGAGCTTGAGGAAGTTTACCTAATCACCGTCTTCCACGCAGAGGATTACGAGGAGCTCGCTTTGACGGGTAGCGAGGCCGAGATGGCCGAGCTCATCTTCGAGAATCCCGAGGTTATAGAGCCCGGCTTTAAGCCCCTCTACCGAGAGAAGCCGATTAAGCACGGCATCGTTGATGTTCTCGGCGTTGACAAAGACGGAAACCTCGTCGTTCTCGAGTTGAAGCGCAGGAGGGCGGATTTGCATGCGGTCAGCCAGCTCAAGCGCTACGTCGAAACCCTCCGCGAGGAGCACGAGAACGTCAGGGGTATTTTAGTTGCCCCTTCGCTCACCTCCGGCGCCAAAAAACTGCTCGAAAAGGAGGGCCTTGAGTTCAGGAAGCTCGAACCGCCAAAGAGGGGCAGGAAATCGAGGGGAAAACAGCTCAAGCTGTTTTAG